The sequence below is a genomic window from Photobacterium atrarenae.
GGCAAACTGATTTCAGGGTTTGTGCCAGCTCGGCCTGGGTTGTAGTGATCGCCTGTGAACCCAGTGCAGTCTGCGTATACTCGATCAGCACGTCTTTCAGCTCATCCTGGCTTTTGTCGGCCATCACGTCATGGTGGCAGCGGTATTTCAGGGCAGGGCGCTCGACCGGCGTGGTGCGGCGCTCACGGCCCAGCTGCTTAGCAATGTTGTCCAGAAAGCTGTCGCGGTTATAAATACGCGGTTGGTCAGCGGCTGGTGCGGTCTTTTCAGTGTGATTCGCCATCTTATTCCCCTTTACCCTGCTTGCGTTTTTTGAACCAGCTGCGGAACGATTCACCATCGCCCTGCGGTAGATCGCGTGACTCGGTCCAGGCTTTCAGGCCGATGTTCACCGGCAGCTTGCCGTTGCGGATCAGGCCGCTGGTGACCGTGGCACCGACTTTCACCGTGCTGCTCCACAGCAGTGGGCGGGCATTGATAAAGTTGAAGGCACCCACGGCTGCACGCTCGAGCAGCGGCGTCTGATCGGACTCTGCCATCTTCTCGCGGTGTTTGAGCAGCAGATCAGAGAGCGGGATCTTCACCGGACACACGTCATGACACGCGCGGCACAAACTACAGGCGTACGGTAGCTCTTTAAAGTCGTCATAATCGCCCAGCAGCGGCGACAGAACGGCGCCAATCGGACCGGAATAGATCGAGCCGTAAGATTGGCCGCCGATATGACGGTATGCCGGACAGGTGTTGACGCAGGCAGCACAACGAATACAGCGCAGAATGTCGCGGAACTCAGAACCGAGGATCTCGGAGCGGCCGTTATCGACAATGACCAGGTGGAACTCTTCCGGGCCATCGCAATGCTCATCTTCGCGCGGGCCGGTCAGGGCCGTGACATAGCCGGTCAGCGGCAGGCCGACGGCGCTGCGACACAGTAGGCTGACCATGATATCCAGCTCTTCAAAGGTTGGAACCATCCGTTCCATGCCCATCACCGCAATATGGGTTTTCGGCAGGCTGGTCGACAGGCGGGCGTTGCCTTCGTTGGTCACCAGGGTCACGGTGCCGGATTCGGCGACGGCGAAGTTACAGCCGGTGATGCCGATATCAGCCTCGAGGAAATCATGGCGGATGTAGTTCCGGACATAGCGGGTCAGCTCTTCCGGATCGTCGGAGCCGTCATAGCCGATTTTGTCTTTGAACACATCGCGGATTTGCATCCGGTTTTTGTGCAGGGCTGGAACCACGATATGTGACGGTGGATCGCAGTCATCAACCTGGAGAATGTATTCACCGAGATCGGTTTCTACCACTTCGCAGTCATTGCGCTCAATGATCTGGTTCAGGCCGATCTCTTCAGTGACCATCGACTTGGACTTGACGACTTTTTTGGCATTTTTCTGCTGGATAATGCCTTCGACATATTTGGTGGCTTCTTCGGCCGTTTTGGCGAAGAAGACGTGGCCGCCGTTCTTCTGAACGTTGTCGCTCAGTTGCTGTAAGTAGTAATCCAGGTTTTCCAGTACATGGTTGCGGATGTCCATCCCCATCTCACGCCACTCTTCCCAGTTGCCAAGCTTTTCGGCAGCAATCGCGCGGTTGGTAAACATACGCTCTTGAGCGTTGGCGACCGATTTGCGCATGAATTCGTCTTTCATCTGAACGTCAATACGTTCCTGAAAGTTGACCTGACTGGTTTTCATCGACATAACAACGCCCCTCTTAACGGCTCATCAGCACATCGACAATGTGCATCACTTTGATCGGGCGACCTTCGCGGGTCATGCGGCCACCAATGTTGATCAGGCAACTGATATCGGCGCCGATCAGGTAGTCTGGTTCAACCGTGCTGATGTGGTGAACTTTCTCTTTCACCATCTCACCGGAAATTTCGGACATTTTGACCGAGAAGGTCCCGCCGAAGCCACAGCAGGTTTCCTGGTTTTTGATTGGCACCATTTCCAGCCCGTCAACATTGGCCAGCAGGCGCAGCGGCTCTTCACGCACGCCCAGCTTACGGATTAGGCTGCAGGACGGGTGATAGACGGCGCGACCTTCGAGGCGGGCACCAACGTTGTCGACACCCAGGATGTTGACGATAAACTGGGTCAGTTCGTACAGGCGATCGGCCAGTTTCTGTGCTCGGGCTGCCCACTCCGGCTCATCGGCCAGGTATTCCGGGTAGCGTTTGATCGAGGCGGCACATGAGCCGGCCGGGGTGACGATCAGGTGATCATTCTCCTCAAACGCCATAATCATATTTTTCATTGCCGGTTTGCTGCCTTCAATGTAGCCACTATTCAATGAAGGCTGACCGCAACATCCTTGTTTTTCAGGAAAGATGATTTCGCAGCCAAGCTGTTCCAGCAGCTCGACAGTCTTTTTGGCAACTTCGGCTTTGACTGTGTCGCACAGACAGGTGGCAAAAAAGTTTACCTTCATGATATCGCTCCAGTGACGGTTGAACCGTGGTTATCTTTTTATTATATCTTCAGTGACCGGCGGTAAATTTCCGCCGGCATCGGGATTGCTCAGTCGTGCTTAGATAAAGGCACTGACCAGGCCGACAATCACCCCGTAGATCACCATAGGGACCACGGTACGCTTGATGATGTAGCCTTCTTTGTTGGCAATCCCCAAAATGGTTGAAACAGCGATGATGTTATTGATACATACCATGTTCCCCATCGATGCGCCGACCGATTGCAGGGCCAGAATTGTTGTTTCCGGCAGACCGACTGTGTGGGCAATGGTCTGTTGGATCCCGCCGAACGTCAGGTTCGAGACCGTCGCAGAGCCGGAGAAGAACGCGCCCAGCGCACCCAGGTAGGAAGCAACCCACTGCCAGTTGGCACCCATCAGATCAGCAAAAGCTTGGCCTGTGGTCATGATGGGTGAACTCTCATCACCGACCATCATAAACTTCACCATGATCAGGGCACCGACCAGGGCGATGAACGGGATTTTGATCCGGCTGGCCGTTTCTGTGAACGCCTGCTTGGCCAGTTGGCCACTCATGCCCAGCACTGGAATGGAGATCAGCACCACCAACAGAAATGGGATCAGCGCTGGAACATACAGAGTCTTATAGGCCCAGCTGGTGTCGGTACCCAGAATGTTGCTGAGTTTGAAGATCAGCGCCTGGCTCACACTCAGGTCGGCAAAACCCAGGTTGAAATTAAACATCTGAGTACTGTCGTTCAGCATCCCTTTGATACCCAGCTGCTGAATGCGGGTCACGATCAGGATCCCAATCAGCATCAGAGTCGGGCTCATAGCTTTGAGTACAGTCCCGAACGGTATTTTTTCCGGTTTGGCATGCGTGCTTGGTTCCTGTGTTTCCAGGCCAACATTCATGCGGGCCAGTAGGATTGACAGCGACAGGCCGATTGCTCCGCCAACCAGAGCCGGGAACTCATAGTTCCACTGTGCGAACAGCCAGTAAGGCAGAGTACAGGATACGATGCTCAATTGGATGAACAGCAGGTTACGGCGAATGGCTTGCCAGCTGACCACAAATTTCAGCGCGATGATCGGAATAATGAAAGCGGCAATGGCATGAAGCAGGGCAGACTGGCGACCGGTTTCCAGCAGGGCGGTTTCATCCAGGCCCAGGCCGGCGAGGCCAAACCAGGTCGGGGTGCCGACGGCGCCGAAAGAAACCGGGACTGAGTTCATCACCAGCGCCAGAATCGCGACTTTCAGGGGATTGAAGCCGAGGCCGACCAGAATTGGGGCGGCAATGGCTGCTGGCGTCCCGAAGCCCGAGGCACCTTCAATCATAAAGGCAAATGCCCAACCGATGATCATCAGCTGCGCGACCTGGTTACGGCTGATCCCTTCCAGCCACTGGCGGATCACATCTTCGGCACCGGACAGGGCGATGACGCGGTTAAGCAGGATGGCACCGGCAATAATAGAGATAGGGGTGATCGCAGACAGCATGCCGGAAATCATGTTGGCAGAAAGCAGGGTGGCATCTGTCCCAAAGTAAAAGAGTTGCAGCAAGCCGATAATCAACGCGGTGACCGGCAGTGCGATATGTGACGGTAGCGAGTTGCGCTTGGTCATCATCCAGATGAGGAGCAAGATCGGTACGACAGATATTGCAAGGTTTAACATGAATTATCCCACTCTATATAGGTTTGTGTTCTTGTCGTGATTTGACGTTATTTTTCTAATTGTCAGTTGCGGGTGGTTTCCAAACGACCCGGCCACATTGTGGGGGGAGTATTCTAGGAGGGAAAATCTGTGTGGCTATTAGTTTTTAAATTGTTAAATGTATGACAAATGATGGGTTTGTGACAATTCTCCGAATGTTAAAAAAATACGGGTATCAACATTGATTTAAATCAATGGCTTATAAGTAACCCCACCTGTCACTCAGGCTTATTGGTTTAGATTTGGAAACAATAAATTTTCGATTGTTCATTAATGATTTTGGTGTTTTTTTAACGGGTTTTGGGTTGAATTTTCTTAATTGGGAATAGTTATTATTTGTTTTGGCTCTAAATGTTGTAATTTTACGACAGGTTTGGCGCTTTATTGCTGGATATTGTGACGCTTTACCTACACTGTAAGAGGGAAAAAACATCAAATTTGGCACCGGAGGAGATGCATGAATAAACCCAGGTTGATCGTATTTTATGATGGTGCCTGTGAAGGGTGCGTGAAAGACCGGGCGCGTTATGAGCGCTGGCTCGGACGGGACACCGCGCGAGTACACTGGTTCGATATTACGGATCAGGAAGCGCAATTGGAAGCGCGCGGTATTGATCCGGCACGGGCATTGCGCGAGCTACACGTTGAAGATCAGCGTGGTGTCGTTCGGCGTGAGCTGGATGCTTATATTCTGTTATTTTCGCTGATCTGGTGGCTCAAACCCCTGGCCTGGTTAGTCAGTTTGCCGGGGATCCGGCCGCGGGTTTCTCGCTGGTACCGGAGACATGTCGATGCGCGGCTGAATCGCGATGGACGCGGATAGTCTTGATTGTGGTGGTTTGTATTGTGGTTGGAGCCTGTACTCTGGATAAGTCTGCTGGGTTCACCTCAACCACTGTCTATGTGTAATCAGCACGTCCGGCAGACAGAGATTGAGAGCAAGTTGCTCAGGTAATTATTCTTCTTTCAGTTGCTCATCGATGATGTTGTGGAGAAACGAGAGTGCGGCGCGGTGGTCATTGCGGCTCATGAACCACTGTTTCTGATTGGTCTCCAGCGGTAGGAGTTCCAACCAGCGCTGACACACCCAGGTGGTGTCATTGAAGTCGGGCTCCGGGTAGTTGGTTGCGTGTTCCGGGTACTCTTCAAACAGCGCCTGCAGACTGTGGGCTATCCCCCGATCGGCAAACTTCACCGTCACCGGCGACCAGTTTTTGATGGGCGAGATATCGCCAAAGCGGAGTCCGTCATCCTCCTGCCAGTGATCATTGATCACGAACTTTTCAACCGCCTGGACCGTGATTCCGAGTAGGCCGTCGGAGAGGCGCTCAAAATCGGTGATGATAGTTCGGGTGCCAAAATGGCATAAAGCGTCGCCATCTTTCATACAGAGACCAAAGCCTTCGCCGGATGCCATCGCCAGTTTGACCAGGCGAATGTAGCGGGGCTCAAAAATTCTCAGTTTGCTGATCCCACCCGGCAATAAGTAAAGCTGTAACGGAAAAAGGGGTAGCTGCATAGTATTAGCCTTTACTGACGTATTATTTTGATTGTGACGTTAGCCATAGTATAAGCAGACAGGATTGGGAATCTGTCTGCTTTTCGATACTAGCCAAGAGTTATCAAAATTGCGGAAGTAAGACGGCTAAGTTCCTGTTGATTAATGATAAATGGCGGCATGATGTAGACAAGTGTGCCAAAAGGGCGAATCCAGACACCTTGGTCGACAAAACGCTGCTGAATTTCAGCCAGGTCGACCGGTTCATGCAGCTCTACAACGCCGATGGCACCGAGCCAGCGGACATCTTTCACGGTTTTAAGCTTGCCAATTTCAGGTAAAGTTTCCGCCAGCTGTTTTTCAATGCTTTCAACCTGTTGTTGCCACTCACCGGTTTGCAGTAGGGTTAAGCTGGCATTTGCCACGGCACAGGCCAGTGGATTGCCCATAAAGGTGGGCCCGTGCATGAAACAGCCGGCAGCGCCGCTGCAGACAGTATCGGCGACGTGCTTAGTGGTCAGGGTTGCTGACAGGGTCATGTAGCCGCCGGTCAGGGCTTTGCCGACACATAGGATATCCGGGCTGATCCCGGCATGCTCGCAGGCAAACAGTTTCCCGGTGCGGCCAAATCCGGTCGCAATCTCATCAGCGATCAGCAGCACGCCATACTCATCGCACAGCTCGCGAACCCGCTGGAGGTAGGTTGGGTGATAGATCCGCATTCCGCCGGCCCCCTGGACAATCGGCTCAAGAATGACCGCTGCAACCTCCTGGTGATGGGTATCTAGCTGCGCAGCAAAATCCCGGATGTCGTCTTCTTGCCAGTCCTCGCCAAACCGGGTGGTTGGCGACTTGGCAAAAATATGCTCAGGCAGAAACCCTTTGTATAGCCCGTGCATCGAGTTGTCCGGATCGGTCACCGACATCGCAGCAAATGTATCACCGTGGTAGCCATGACGTAGGGTGAGGAACTTAGGCCGCTGCTCGCCTCTGGCATGCCAATATTGCAGCGCCATTTTCAGTGCAACTTCCACCGCAACCGAGCCTGAATCGGCCAGAAAGACCTGCTGCAACGGCTCGGGGGTCATCTCGACCAGTTTGCGGCACAACTCAACGGCCGGCTGGTGGGTGATCCCGCCGAACATTACATGGGACATCTGGTCGATTTGCGCTTTGGCGGCGTTGTTGAGTTGCGGATGATTGTAGCCGTGGATCGCCGCCCACCAGGAAGACATGCCGTCGACCAGCTCCCGGCCATCTTCCAGTTTCAGTAGGACGCCGCTGGCGCTTTCTACCGGATAGCAAGGCAGCGGGTTGAGCGTTGAGGTGTAGGGATGCCAGACATGCTGCTGGTCAAATACCAGATCAATTGAGTTGTTTGTTTTTCGCACAGTTGTAAACCCGGGTTCTCGTTTGTGGTTGACAGTCTACTAGGTAACAGTAGACTAGCCAAGCATAAACCCTTATCTGAATCGCGGTTTAATCGGCTGATTCACGAAGAAATAGAATAAAACAATTTGCTGTTCGGTCTCTGGCCCTATTGAAAGTTACTGGTGCCGAATTGTCTTAACCTGAGAGGTGATTACACGTGGAAGTACGTCACGATTGGACAGTCGAGGAAGTACAAGCGCTATTCGACAAGCCGTTTATGGATCTGGTGTTTGAAGCACAGCAAGTGCACCGTCAGTATCACGAGCCGAACAAAGTTCAGGTCAGCACCCTGCTGTCCATTAAGACCGGCGCGTGCCCGGAAGACTGTAAGTACTGCCCGCAAAGCGCGCACTACCGCACTGATGTTGATCGTGAGCGTCTGCTGGAAGTAGAACGTGTGTTAGACGCTGCCGGGAAAGCCAAAGCATCCGGCGCGACTCGTTTTTGTATGGGCGCCGCCTGGAAAAACCCGAAAGAACGCGATATGCCGTATCTGTTGGATATGGTGCGTGGGGTCAAATCCATGGGGCTGGAAACCTGTATGACGCTGGGGATGATCACGGGCGATCAGGCCAATGAGCTGGCCGATGCTGGTCTGGATTATTACAACCATAACCTCGACACCTCGCCGGAGTATTACGGCAATATCATTACCACCCGGACTTATCAGGATCGTCTCGATACCCTGGGCCATGTGCGTGATGCCGGGATGAAAATCTGCTCGGGCGGGATTATCGGGATGGGGGAAAGTGACCGTGACCGTGCCGCATTGCTGGTCGAGCTGGCGAACCTGCCGGTTCATCCGGAAAGTGTGCCAATCAACATGCTGGTCAAAGTTAAAGGCACGCCGCTTGAAGATGTCGATGATGTGGATCCGTTTGATTTCGTGCGCATCATTGCGGTGGCGCGTATCATCATGCCGCTATCGGCCGTTCGCCTATCGGCCGGCCGTGAAGATATGAACGAGCAGATGCAAGCACTGTGCTTCATGGCCGGGGCCAACTCCGTGTTCTACGGCTGTAAATTGCTGACAACCCCGAACCCGGGTGAAGACAAGGACATGCAGCTGTTTGCCAAACTGGGGATTAACCGCCAGGAGCAGGCAGCCAAGCCGGATGAAGTTCAGGAGCAGGAGCTTCTCGGCCAGGTGGCACAGCGCGTGGCAGCTCGTCCGGGGAAAGATGATCTGTTCTATGATGCCTCGCTTTAAGCAACGTATTGATCAGGCTCTGGGCGAACGTCAAGATCAGGGCCTGTATCGTCAGCGGACCTGCCTTACCCGCACTGCGTTACAGACCATGGGGCCGGATGGCGCCATGATCAATTTTTCCAGCAATGACTATCTGGGGCTGGCCCAGGATCCGGAGTTGATTTCAGCTTGGCAGGAAGGGCTGTCGCAATATGGTGCCGGCAGCGGGGCCTCACCGCTGGTGACGGGCTTTCAGACCCCGCACCAGGAACTCGAAGCCCTGCTGGCCGACTGGCTGGGTTTCGATCGCGCGCTGCTGTTCAGCAGTGGCTTCAGCGCCAATCAAGCGCTGCTGTTTTCCTTACTCCAGGCCGACGATTTTCTTCTGCAGGATAAACTCAACCATGCCTCGCTGATGGAAGCCGGTAGCCTGTCTCCGGCGACAATGCGCCGTTTTCCCCATAACGATATGCAGGTCTTGCAGCGTCTGCTGAAGCGTTCAGATGCAGCAGCCGGTGACCGGCTGGTCGTGACCGAAGGGGTGTTCAGCATGGACGGGGACCTTGCCCCGCTGGCTGAGATCCACACCCTGACGCGGGCGCACCAAAGCTGGCTGGCCGTCGATGATGCCCATGGTTGCGGCGTCTTGGGGGAAGAAGGCCGTGGCAGCTGCGATTTCGCCGGGATCCGGCCGGATATTTTGGTGGTGACGTTTGGTAAGGCATTCGGGCTTCAGGGGGCGGCGATTTTATGTGATCACGGCACCGCTGAATATTTGGTGCAATTTGCCCGGCATTTTATTTACTCCACTGCGATGCCACCGGCCCAGGCACATGCCCTGAGCACGGCTTGCCGTTTGATCCGCCGGGATCAGTGGCGGCGGGACAAGCTGGCGGAGCTGAGCGCGCTGCTCAGTGAACTTGTTGATCCGGCAATTGCGCTGCAATCGACACCGACCCCAATCAAGCCGTTGATCATCGGCGGCAGTGAGCAGGCTGTTGCGGTATCGACCGCGTTGCGAGAGCGGGGGATCTGGGTGAGCGCGATCCGACCGCCGACCGTGCCGGCAAATAGCGCGCGGCTGCGGATCACATTGACGGCTGCCCATAGCCAGGCTGACGTAAAAAAACTGGCACACAGTATGAACGAGGTGATTCATGGCGAATGAAATGAATGCAGTCACTCAAACATCGACTCCGGTCCAGATTGGAGCCCCGCCACAGCCCCACGACAAACGGGCGATTGCTGAGGCATTTGGCCGTGCTGCGGATCATTACGATCAGGCCGCGGCCTTTCAGCGCTTGGTGGGCCATCGTCTGCTTGAACAACTCCCGGCGCTCTGTCAAGCCGGAAGCCGAGCCCTGGATTTGGGATGCGGCACCGGGTATTTCACCGAGCAGCTTCTTTGCCGTGGTTATCAGGTGTGTGCGGCCGATCTGTCGGTTCAGATGCTGGTGAAGGCCGGACAGCGCTGCGGCGAACGGGCGACGTATCTGGAAGCCGATGCGGAAGCATTGCCACTGGACGATAACCAGTTTGATCTTGCATTCAGCAGCATGGCCCTGCAATGGTGTGACGATCTGGCAACGCCGCTCAAAGAGCTGAAACGGGTGGTCAGGCCGGGTGGGTTGATAGCTTTTACTACCCTGGTTGACGGCTCGCTTCATGAGCTGGCGGCGGCTTGGGAAGAGGTTGATTCACGTCAACATGTGAACCGGTTTCTGTCGCAAAAGGAGATAAACCTTGCGCTGGCGCAAGTTGGGGGGTCAGCGGATCTCCTAGACTTTTCACCAATCACTATGCATTACCAGACGGCTGTTGAGCTGATGAAAGATCTCAAAGGGATCGGCGCGACCCATCTACATCAGGCCCGAAAATCAGGGCTTGCCGGGCGTCAAACCATCCGTGCCGTCGAACGTGCTTATGATGCGTTTCGTGACAGTCGCGGACAGTTGCCGGCGACTTACCAAGTCTGCTTTGGAGTAATTACAAATGATTAAGGCTTTTTTTGTTGCCGGAACGGATACCGATGTCGGCAAGACGGTCGCTTCCCGTGCGATTTTACATGCAGCCGGCAAGGCAAATATTCAAATCGCCGGTTTTAAACCGGTCGCTTCAGGAAGCAAGATCACTGAAGCGGGCGTCCGTAACTCAGATGCGCTGTATCTGCAGGAAGCGTCTGTGGTGCCTTTGACCTATGATGAAGTCAATCCGTACGCTTTTGAAGAGCCCATCTCTCCCCACCTGGCTGCTGAGCTGGAGCAACGGACAATTGACTTCGGCGTGTTGTCTCAAGGGCTGGCTGAGCTTCAACAGAAGGCGGACATGGTGCTAGTCGAGGGAGCTGGTGGCTGGCGCGTCCCCGTCAGTCATGAAGATTGCTTGTCGAGCTGGGTGAAACAGGAAAAGTTGCCTGTGGTGTTGGTGGTCGGTGTGAAGCTGGGCTGCCTGAGCCATGCAATGCTGACGGCAGAAGCGATTGAGC
It includes:
- a CDS encoding LutB/LldF family L-lactate oxidation iron-sulfur protein; the protein is MSMKTSQVNFQERIDVQMKDEFMRKSVANAQERMFTNRAIAAEKLGNWEEWREMGMDIRNHVLENLDYYLQQLSDNVQKNGGHVFFAKTAEEATKYVEGIIQQKNAKKVVKSKSMVTEEIGLNQIIERNDCEVVETDLGEYILQVDDCDPPSHIVVPALHKNRMQIRDVFKDKIGYDGSDDPEELTRYVRNYIRHDFLEADIGITGCNFAVAESGTVTLVTNEGNARLSTSLPKTHIAVMGMERMVPTFEELDIMVSLLCRSAVGLPLTGYVTALTGPREDEHCDGPEEFHLVIVDNGRSEILGSEFRDILRCIRCAACVNTCPAYRHIGGQSYGSIYSGPIGAVLSPLLGDYDDFKELPYACSLCRACHDVCPVKIPLSDLLLKHREKMAESDQTPLLERAAVGAFNFINARPLLWSSTVKVGATVTSGLIRNGKLPVNIGLKAWTESRDLPQGDGESFRSWFKKRKQGKGE
- the bioB gene encoding biotin synthase BioB, which encodes MEVRHDWTVEEVQALFDKPFMDLVFEAQQVHRQYHEPNKVQVSTLLSIKTGACPEDCKYCPQSAHYRTDVDRERLLEVERVLDAAGKAKASGATRFCMGAAWKNPKERDMPYLLDMVRGVKSMGLETCMTLGMITGDQANELADAGLDYYNHNLDTSPEYYGNIITTRTYQDRLDTLGHVRDAGMKICSGGIIGMGESDRDRAALLVELANLPVHPESVPINMLVKVKGTPLEDVDDVDPFDFVRIIAVARIIMPLSAVRLSAGREDMNEQMQALCFMAGANSVFYGCKLLTTPNPGEDKDMQLFAKLGINRQEQAAKPDEVQEQELLGQVAQRVAARPGKDDLFYDASL
- the bioA gene encoding adenosylmethionine--8-amino-7-oxononanoate transaminase translates to MDLVFDQQHVWHPYTSTLNPLPCYPVESASGVLLKLEDGRELVDGMSSWWAAIHGYNHPQLNNAAKAQIDQMSHVMFGGITHQPAVELCRKLVEMTPEPLQQVFLADSGSVAVEVALKMALQYWHARGEQRPKFLTLRHGYHGDTFAAMSVTDPDNSMHGLYKGFLPEHIFAKSPTTRFGEDWQEDDIRDFAAQLDTHHQEVAAVILEPIVQGAGGMRIYHPTYLQRVRELCDEYGVLLIADEIATGFGRTGKLFACEHAGISPDILCVGKALTGGYMTLSATLTTKHVADTVCSGAAGCFMHGPTFMGNPLACAVANASLTLLQTGEWQQQVESIEKQLAETLPEIGKLKTVKDVRWLGAIGVVELHEPVDLAEIQQRFVDQGVWIRPFGTLVYIMPPFIINQQELSRLTSAILITLG
- the bioC gene encoding malonyl-ACP O-methyltransferase BioC — protein: MANEMNAVTQTSTPVQIGAPPQPHDKRAIAEAFGRAADHYDQAAAFQRLVGHRLLEQLPALCQAGSRALDLGCGTGYFTEQLLCRGYQVCAADLSVQMLVKAGQRCGERATYLEADAEALPLDDNQFDLAFSSMALQWCDDLATPLKELKRVVRPGGLIAFTTLVDGSLHELAAAWEEVDSRQHVNRFLSQKEINLALAQVGGSADLLDFSPITMHYQTAVELMKDLKGIGATHLHQARKSGLAGRQTIRAVERAYDAFRDSRGQLPATYQVCFGVITND
- a CDS encoding LON peptidase substrate-binding domain-containing protein, encoding MQLPLFPLQLYLLPGGISKLRIFEPRYIRLVKLAMASGEGFGLCMKDGDALCHFGTRTIITDFERLSDGLLGITVQAVEKFVINDHWQEDDGLRFGDISPIKNWSPVTVKFADRGIAHSLQALFEEYPEHATNYPEPDFNDTTWVCQRWLELLPLETNQKQWFMSRNDHRAALSFLHNIIDEQLKEE
- a CDS encoding L-lactate permease; amino-acid sequence: MLNLAISVVPILLLIWMMTKRNSLPSHIALPVTALIIGLLQLFYFGTDATLLSANMISGMLSAITPISIIAGAILLNRVIALSGAEDVIRQWLEGISRNQVAQLMIIGWAFAFMIEGASGFGTPAAIAAPILVGLGFNPLKVAILALVMNSVPVSFGAVGTPTWFGLAGLGLDETALLETGRQSALLHAIAAFIIPIIALKFVVSWQAIRRNLLFIQLSIVSCTLPYWLFAQWNYEFPALVGGAIGLSLSILLARMNVGLETQEPSTHAKPEKIPFGTVLKAMSPTLMLIGILIVTRIQQLGIKGMLNDSTQMFNFNLGFADLSVSQALIFKLSNILGTDTSWAYKTLYVPALIPFLLVVLISIPVLGMSGQLAKQAFTETASRIKIPFIALVGALIMVKFMMVGDESSPIMTTGQAFADLMGANWQWVASYLGALGAFFSGSATVSNLTFGGIQQTIAHTVGLPETTILALQSVGASMGNMVCINNIIAVSTILGIANKEGYIIKRTVVPMVIYGVIVGLVSAFI
- the bioD gene encoding dethiobiotin synthase, whose translation is MIKAFFVAGTDTDVGKTVASRAILHAAGKANIQIAGFKPVASGSKITEAGVRNSDALYLQEASVVPLTYDEVNPYAFEEPISPHLAAELEQRTIDFGVLSQGLAELQQKADMVLVEGAGGWRVPVSHEDCLSSWVKQEKLPVVLVVGVKLGCLSHAMLTAEAIEHDGLEVVGWVANRINPGTEHYAEIIQMLEQKLPGKKLGEIPYMPGIKKRNLADYIDLTPLGLAVEA
- the bioF gene encoding 8-amino-7-oxononanoate synthase; its protein translation is MPRFKQRIDQALGERQDQGLYRQRTCLTRTALQTMGPDGAMINFSSNDYLGLAQDPELISAWQEGLSQYGAGSGASPLVTGFQTPHQELEALLADWLGFDRALLFSSGFSANQALLFSLLQADDFLLQDKLNHASLMEAGSLSPATMRRFPHNDMQVLQRLLKRSDAAAGDRLVVTEGVFSMDGDLAPLAEIHTLTRAHQSWLAVDDAHGCGVLGEEGRGSCDFAGIRPDILVVTFGKAFGLQGAAILCDHGTAEYLVQFARHFIYSTAMPPAQAHALSTACRLIRRDQWRRDKLAELSALLSELVDPAIALQSTPTPIKPLIIGGSEQAVAVSTALRERGIWVSAIRPPTVPANSARLRITLTAAHSQADVKKLAHSMNEVIHGE
- a CDS encoding (Fe-S)-binding protein is translated as MKVNFFATCLCDTVKAEVAKKTVELLEQLGCEIIFPEKQGCCGQPSLNSGYIEGSKPAMKNMIMAFEENDHLIVTPAGSCAASIKRYPEYLADEPEWAARAQKLADRLYELTQFIVNILGVDNVGARLEGRAVYHPSCSLIRKLGVREEPLRLLANVDGLEMVPIKNQETCCGFGGTFSVKMSEISGEMVKEKVHHISTVEPDYLIGADISCLINIGGRMTREGRPIKVMHIVDVLMSR
- a CDS encoding thiol-disulfide oxidoreductase DCC family protein, with translation MNKPRLIVFYDGACEGCVKDRARYERWLGRDTARVHWFDITDQEAQLEARGIDPARALRELHVEDQRGVVRRELDAYILLFSLIWWLKPLAWLVSLPGIRPRVSRWYRRHVDARLNRDGRG